A DNA window from Guyparkeria halophila contains the following coding sequences:
- the eno gene encoding phosphopyruvate hydratase, which produces MAAIERVHAREVIDSRGNPTVEAEVHLAGGVVGRAIVPSGASTGAREAIELRDGDKSRFLGKGVTRAVANVNGEINDAVKGMNVHALADIDNTMIDLDGTENKSRLGANAILAVSLAAAQAGALERGEPLFSYLGGEAAVTLPVPMMNIINGGEHADNSIDMQEFMIIPAGAPSFSEALRYGVEVFHALKQVLAARGLSTAVGDEGGFAPDLPSNEAAIEAIMEAIEKAGYTPGQDVFLGLDAASSEYIKDGKYVLTGENRTLDAAGMVDLLAEWVEKYPILSIEDGMAEDDWDGWALLTERLGDKCQLVGDDLFVTNEKILREGIERKIANSMLVKVNQIGTLTETLAAMRLAQENGYTNVVSHRSGETEDTTIADLAVATNAGQIKTGSLSRSDRIAKYNQLLRIEERLGDKARFPGRAAFGQ; this is translated from the coding sequence ATGGCAGCCATTGAGCGAGTGCACGCACGCGAAGTCATCGATTCACGCGGCAACCCGACCGTCGAGGCTGAGGTCCATCTGGCCGGCGGTGTCGTGGGCCGGGCGATCGTGCCCTCCGGCGCCTCCACCGGCGCCCGCGAGGCCATCGAGCTGCGTGATGGCGACAAGAGTCGATTCCTTGGTAAGGGCGTGACCCGTGCGGTCGCCAACGTCAACGGCGAAATTAACGACGCCGTCAAGGGCATGAACGTGCACGCGCTGGCGGACATCGACAACACGATGATCGATCTCGACGGCACCGAGAACAAGTCTCGCCTGGGCGCGAACGCCATCCTGGCCGTCTCGCTGGCCGCCGCCCAGGCGGGTGCGCTCGAGCGGGGCGAGCCGCTGTTCTCCTACCTCGGTGGCGAGGCGGCGGTGACCCTGCCGGTGCCGATGATGAACATCATCAACGGCGGCGAGCACGCCGACAACTCCATCGACATGCAGGAGTTCATGATCATCCCGGCCGGCGCGCCGAGTTTCTCCGAGGCGCTGCGCTACGGTGTGGAGGTGTTCCATGCCCTCAAGCAGGTGCTGGCGGCACGCGGCCTGTCGACCGCCGTTGGTGACGAGGGCGGCTTCGCCCCGGACCTGCCGTCCAACGAGGCGGCGATCGAGGCCATCATGGAGGCGATCGAGAAGGCCGGCTACACCCCGGGCCAGGACGTGTTCCTCGGCCTGGACGCGGCCAGCTCCGAATACATCAAGGACGGCAAGTACGTCCTGACCGGTGAGAACCGCACGCTGGACGCCGCCGGCATGGTCGACCTGCTGGCCGAGTGGGTCGAGAAATACCCGATCCTCTCGATCGAGGACGGCATGGCCGAGGACGACTGGGACGGCTGGGCGCTGCTGACCGAGCGCCTGGGCGACAAGTGCCAGCTGGTTGGCGATGACCTGTTCGTTACCAACGAGAAGATCCTGCGTGAAGGCATCGAGCGCAAGATTGCCAACTCCATGCTGGTCAAGGTGAACCAGATCGGCACCCTGACCGAGACGCTGGCCGCCATGCGCCTGGCGCAGGAAAACGGCTACACCAACGTCGTCTCCCACCGTTCGGGCGAGACCGAGGACACCACGATTGCCGATCTGGCGGTGGCGACCAACGCCGGCCAGATCAAGACCGGCTCGTTGTCCCGCTCCGACCGGATCGCCAAGTACAACCAGCTGCTGCGCATCGAGGAGCGTCTGGGCGACAAGGCCCGCTTCCCGGGTCGCGCGGCCTTCGGCCAGTAA
- a CDS encoding septum formation initiator family protein produces the protein MRLLTVILVLMVAGLQWRVWFSEASMGEVSAKQERLATLQAEQTRLERRNETLIAEVGSLREGVDAVEAQARLTLGLVREEERFYQVVEAVRPDTITPPAVDPTRVTSPSIGE, from the coding sequence GTGCGCCTGCTGACCGTCATCCTCGTGCTGATGGTCGCCGGCCTGCAATGGCGGGTCTGGTTCAGCGAGGCCTCGATGGGCGAGGTGAGCGCCAAGCAGGAACGTCTCGCGACCCTGCAGGCCGAACAGACCCGGCTCGAGCGACGTAACGAGACCCTGATCGCCGAGGTGGGCAGCCTGCGCGAGGGCGTGGATGCCGTCGAGGCTCAGGCACGCCTGACACTGGGGCTGGTGCGCGAGGAAGAGCGTTTCTACCAGGTGGTCGAAGCCGTTCGCCCCGATACGATTACCCCGCCCGCGGTCGACCCGACCCGCGTGACGTCCCCCTCGATCGGCGAGTGA
- the ispD gene encoding 2-C-methyl-D-erythritol 4-phosphate cytidylyltransferase, with the protein MSATAWPPAAATPAEAGRWWLVVPAAGFGRRMGGDTPKQYLSLGGRSVLEVTLSRFADLPGLAGVVLVTGDGFPVGALNAPQLGGVPIHRVDGGASRALSVRNGLALFRDRWASLSAGERHEPAEGVGDGLGEWVMVHDAARPCVTPADLHRLLAAARYPDGALLTAPVRDTIKRVDANGRVVETVDRRVLRHALTPQLFPVGVLLEAIEQGLAAGAEITDEASALERLGLSPLAVDAGTDNLKITHPEDLGIARTILRRQGVLDD; encoded by the coding sequence ATGAGCGCCACCGCCTGGCCGCCCGCCGCGGCGACCCCGGCCGAAGCCGGGCGGTGGTGGCTGGTCGTGCCCGCCGCCGGTTTCGGCCGGCGCATGGGGGGCGACACGCCCAAGCAGTACCTGAGCCTGGGCGGGCGGTCGGTGCTGGAGGTGACCCTGTCGCGGTTTGCCGATTTGCCGGGTCTCGCCGGGGTGGTGCTGGTGACCGGCGACGGCTTCCCTGTGGGCGCGCTGAATGCGCCGCAGCTTGGCGGTGTGCCGATCCATCGGGTCGACGGCGGTGCCAGCCGGGCCTTGAGCGTGCGTAACGGGCTGGCCCTGTTTCGTGATCGCTGGGCGAGCCTGTCGGCCGGGGAGCGCCACGAGCCGGCCGAGGGGGTGGGCGATGGGCTGGGTGAGTGGGTGATGGTGCATGACGCCGCGCGGCCCTGCGTGACACCGGCGGACCTGCATCGACTGCTGGCCGCCGCTCGCTACCCGGACGGCGCGCTGTTGACCGCGCCGGTGCGCGACACCATCAAGCGGGTCGATGCGAATGGGCGGGTGGTCGAAACCGTCGATCGCCGGGTGTTGCGCCATGCCTTGACCCCGCAGCTGTTCCCGGTGGGCGTGTTGCTCGAGGCGATCGAGCAGGGCTTGGCGGCCGGGGCGGAGATCACCGACGAGGCCTCGGCGCTCGAACGCCTGGGCCTGTCGCCGCTGGCCGTCGACGCCGGCACGGACAACCTCAAGATTACCCACCCGGAGGATCTCGGCATCGCCCGGACGATCCTCCGGCGGCAGGGGGTACTCGATGATTGA
- the ispF gene encoding 2-C-methyl-D-erythritol 2,4-cyclodiphosphate synthase, whose protein sequence is MIDPFSLRIGHGFDVHAFEPGDHLWIGGCRIPFERGFRAHSDGDVLLHAICDALLGGAGLGDIGRHFPDTDPTWSGADSRDLLRRVVVLLEQGGWRLVNVDATVIAQAPKLAPWITPMRESIAAAGGWSTEQVNVKATTSEKLGFTGRGEGIAAEAVAMLARTPRAD, encoded by the coding sequence ATGATTGATCCCTTTTCGTTGCGTATCGGCCACGGTTTCGACGTGCACGCCTTCGAGCCGGGCGATCACCTCTGGATCGGTGGCTGCCGGATTCCGTTCGAACGGGGTTTTCGGGCGCATTCCGATGGGGACGTCCTGCTGCATGCGATCTGTGATGCCCTGCTGGGTGGGGCCGGGCTTGGCGACATCGGCCGGCACTTTCCGGATACGGACCCCACTTGGTCGGGGGCCGACAGTCGCGACCTGCTGCGTCGGGTGGTCGTCCTGCTCGAACAGGGCGGTTGGCGGCTGGTCAATGTCGATGCGACCGTGATTGCCCAGGCGCCCAAGCTTGCGCCCTGGATCACTCCCATGCGCGAGTCGATCGCGGCGGCCGGCGGTTGGTCGACCGAGCAGGTGAACGTCAAGGCCACCACCTCGGAGAAACTCGGCTTTACCGGACGGGGTGAGGGCATCGCCGCCGAGGCAGTCGCCATGCTGGCACGTACGCCGCGGGCGGATTGA
- the tpiA gene encoding triose-phosphate isomerase: protein MRKPIVVGNWKLNGALADNESLVLGMLDGMPQLEGIDVAVCPPFVFVPQVARLADSTALGVGAQNCSEHDNGAFTGEVAASMVADVGARYVILGHSERRAMYGETDEIVSAKVKAALAAGLTPILCVGETLEEREADETEAVVRRQLAAVISGNGIQAFDRIVIAYEPVWAIGTGRTASPEQAQDVHAFIRGQLADHDAGIAQSVRIQYGGSMKPGNAADLLAQPDIDGGLIGGASLKAEDFLGICRAAADTVGK from the coding sequence ATGCGTAAACCGATCGTCGTAGGAAACTGGAAGCTCAATGGCGCGTTGGCCGACAACGAGTCGCTGGTGCTGGGCATGCTCGACGGCATGCCGCAGCTCGAAGGCATCGACGTGGCGGTGTGCCCGCCGTTCGTCTTTGTGCCGCAGGTAGCCCGGCTGGCCGATTCGACCGCGCTGGGTGTCGGCGCGCAGAACTGTTCCGAACACGATAATGGCGCGTTCACCGGCGAAGTCGCAGCGTCGATGGTGGCCGACGTGGGGGCGCGCTACGTGATCCTCGGTCACTCCGAGCGTCGTGCCATGTACGGCGAGACCGACGAGATCGTCAGCGCCAAGGTCAAGGCCGCTCTGGCCGCCGGGCTCACGCCGATTCTCTGCGTTGGCGAGACCCTCGAGGAGCGTGAGGCCGACGAGACCGAGGCAGTGGTGCGTCGCCAGCTGGCCGCCGTGATCAGCGGCAACGGCATCCAGGCCTTCGATCGGATCGTGATCGCCTACGAGCCGGTCTGGGCGATTGGCACCGGGCGGACGGCCTCGCCGGAGCAGGCACAGGACGTCCACGCGTTCATCCGCGGTCAGTTGGCCGATCACGACGCCGGTATCGCGCAATCGGTACGCATCCAGTACGGCGGCTCGATGAAGCCCGGCAACGCAGCCGACCTGCTCGCGCAGCCGGACATCGACGGCGGCCTGATCGGCGGGGCGTCGCTCAAGGCCGAAGACTTTCTGGGAATCTGCCGCGCCGCGGCGGACACGGTAGGTAAGTAA
- the secG gene encoding preprotein translocase subunit SecG produces MTTFVIIIHVLLGLALIGLVLIQHGKGADAGAAFGSGASGTVHGARGPANTLQKVTGWMVVAFFGTSLLLAYVINTSQEPSSVVDSAPVSESGNAPGQDGRTPSDKPAGTPTDVPSPNSAAPSGQQDGSTQSPSDVPGQ; encoded by the coding sequence ATGACCACATTCGTAATTATCATCCACGTGCTGCTGGGTCTGGCCCTGATCGGGCTTGTGTTGATCCAGCATGGCAAGGGCGCGGATGCCGGCGCGGCGTTCGGTTCGGGCGCGTCTGGCACCGTTCATGGGGCGCGTGGGCCGGCAAACACCCTGCAGAAAGTGACTGGGTGGATGGTGGTGGCCTTTTTTGGCACCAGTTTGTTGCTTGCCTACGTGATTAACACTTCCCAGGAGCCCTCGAGCGTGGTAGATTCTGCACCCGTTTCCGAGAGCGGAAACGCGCCAGGGCAAGACGGACGCACCCCGTCCGACAAGCCGGCAGGCACGCCGACCGACGTCCCATCCCCGAACTCGGCGGCACCCTCTGGGCAGCAAGACGGCAGCACCCAATCGCCGTCGGACGTGCCCGGACAGTAA
- a CDS encoding NADH-quinone oxidoreductase subunit A, producing the protein MLEGYIPILIFFGVATLFSLGLLVIGQVLAPNRPDAAKLDAYECGFAPFEDARMKFDIRYYLVAILFIIFDLEIAFLFPWAVALEDIGGFGLAAMAIFLGVLVIGFIYEWKKGALEWE; encoded by the coding sequence ATGCTTGAAGGCTACATTCCCATCCTGATCTTCTTCGGTGTGGCCACCCTGTTCTCCCTGGGGCTCCTGGTCATCGGTCAGGTATTGGCACCCAACCGGCCGGATGCGGCCAAGCTGGATGCGTACGAATGCGGTTTCGCGCCCTTCGAGGACGCGCGCATGAAGTTCGACATCCGCTACTACCTGGTCGCCATCCTGTTCATTATCTTCGATCTGGAGATCGCCTTTCTGTTCCCCTGGGCCGTTGCGCTCGAGGACATCGGCGGCTTCGGGCTCGCGGCCATGGCCATTTTCCTGGGCGTGCTCGTGATCGGCTTCATTTACGAGTGGAAGAAGGGGGCGCTGGAATGGGAGTAG
- a CDS encoding NuoB/complex I 20 kDa subunit family protein, with translation MGVEGVLEKGFVTTSADKLINWARTGSLWPMTFGLACCAVEMMHAGAARYDLDRFGVVFRPSPRQSDVMIVAGTLVNKMAPALRKVYDQMAEPRWVISMGSCANGGGYYHYSYSVVRGCDRIVPVDIYVPGCPPTAEALLYGIIQLQNKIRRTNTIARA, from the coding sequence ATGGGAGTAGAAGGCGTTCTGGAGAAAGGCTTTGTCACCACCTCGGCCGACAAGCTGATCAACTGGGCCCGTACCGGCTCGCTCTGGCCGATGACCTTCGGTCTGGCCTGCTGCGCGGTCGAGATGATGCATGCCGGTGCGGCCCGCTACGACCTGGACCGCTTTGGCGTGGTGTTCCGTCCCAGTCCGCGTCAGTCCGACGTGATGATCGTGGCCGGCACCCTGGTCAACAAGATGGCTCCGGCATTGCGCAAGGTCTACGACCAGATGGCCGAGCCACGCTGGGTGATTTCGATGGGGTCCTGCGCCAATGGCGGCGGCTACTACCACTACTCCTATTCCGTGGTGCGTGGCTGTGATCGGATCGTGCCGGTCGATATCTACGTACCTGGGTGCCCGCCGACGGCCGAGGCGCTCTTGTACGGAATCATCCAGTTGCAGAACAAGATCCGTCGCACCAACACCATCGCGCGTGCCTGA
- a CDS encoding NADH-quinone oxidoreductase subunit C codes for MNLQTALKETIGEYIVDQTFDRGELTIEVEAKHWRDVAARLESSEATRFEQCVDLCGIDYLEYGRDEWAGEETVSYTGYSRGVEPNTSGWLKFGDEPDLGDLGRPRFAAVAHLLSYTHNWRLRVRVYCPDDQAPAVPSVVSVWAGVNWFEREAFDLFGILFDGHPDLRRILTDYGFVGHPFRKDFPLIGHVEVRYDDEKQRVVYEPVSIEPRVLVPKVHRDDSRYIDLDEG; via the coding sequence ATGAACCTGCAAACGGCCCTCAAGGAAACCATCGGCGAGTACATCGTCGATCAGACCTTCGACCGCGGTGAGCTCACCATCGAGGTCGAGGCCAAGCATTGGCGCGATGTCGCCGCGCGTCTCGAGTCGAGCGAGGCCACGCGTTTCGAGCAGTGCGTCGATCTGTGCGGTATCGATTACCTCGAGTACGGTCGCGATGAATGGGCCGGCGAAGAGACGGTTTCCTACACCGGCTACAGTCGCGGCGTTGAGCCGAACACCAGCGGCTGGCTGAAATTCGGCGATGAGCCGGACCTCGGTGACCTGGGTCGCCCGCGCTTTGCCGCGGTCGCCCATCTGCTTTCCTACACCCACAACTGGCGCCTGCGCGTGCGGGTCTATTGCCCGGACGACCAGGCCCCGGCGGTGCCGTCGGTGGTGTCGGTCTGGGCCGGGGTCAACTGGTTCGAGCGCGAGGCGTTCGATCTGTTCGGCATCCTGTTCGATGGCCACCCGGACCTGCGTCGGATCCTGACCGACTACGGCTTTGTCGGGCATCCGTTCCGCAAGGACTTCCCGCTGATCGGGCATGTCGAGGTGCGTTACGACGACGAGAAGCAGCGGGTCGTCTACGAGCCGGTGTCGATCGAGCCTCGGGTGCTGGTGCCGAAGGTGCACCGTGACGACAGCCGCTACATTGACCTCGACGAGGGCTGA
- a CDS encoding NADH-quinone oxidoreductase subunit D gives MPEIANYTLNFGPQHPSAHGVLRLVLEMDGETVVRADPHIGLLHRATEKLAESKPYNQSIGYMDRLDYVSMMCNEHAYVRAIEQLLDLEIPERAQYIRVMFDEITRILNHLLWLGAHALDIGAMAVFLYAFREREDLMDCYEAVSGARLHATYYRPGGVARDLPDSMPKYQASKWHSEREVTRMNEARQGSLLDFLEDFTERFPKYVDEYETLLTDNRIWKQRTVDIGIVSKERALQMGFTGPMLRGSGVEWDLRKHQPYAVYDQLDFDIPVGKSGDCYDRYLVRVEEMRQSNRIIRQCIDWLRKNPGPVMADDHKVVPPRREEVKADMESLIHHFKLFTEGYTLPRGEAYAAVEHPKGEFGIYLVSDGANKPYRLKIRAPGFAHLSGLDEMSRGHMLADVVAIIGTQDIVFGEVDR, from the coding sequence ATGCCGGAAATCGCCAACTACACCCTGAATTTCGGTCCCCAGCACCCGTCGGCCCACGGCGTGTTGCGCCTGGTGCTCGAGATGGACGGCGAGACCGTCGTGCGCGCCGACCCGCATATCGGTCTGCTGCACCGCGCCACGGAAAAGCTCGCCGAGAGCAAGCCCTACAACCAGTCGATCGGCTACATGGACCGGCTCGACTATGTCTCGATGATGTGCAACGAGCACGCCTACGTGCGCGCCATCGAACAGTTGCTGGATCTCGAGATTCCCGAGCGCGCCCAGTACATCCGGGTGATGTTCGACGAGATCACCCGCATCCTGAACCACCTGCTGTGGCTCGGGGCCCACGCGCTGGACATCGGCGCGATGGCGGTGTTCCTGTACGCCTTCCGTGAGCGCGAGGACCTGATGGACTGCTACGAGGCAGTCTCCGGGGCTCGCCTGCACGCCACCTACTACCGCCCGGGCGGTGTTGCACGTGACCTGCCGGATTCGATGCCCAAATACCAGGCATCCAAGTGGCACAGCGAGCGCGAAGTCACCCGGATGAACGAGGCGCGCCAGGGCTCGCTGCTCGACTTCCTCGAGGACTTCACCGAGCGCTTCCCCAAATACGTCGACGAGTACGAGACGCTGCTCACCGATAACCGGATCTGGAAGCAGCGCACCGTCGATATCGGCATCGTCTCCAAGGAGCGTGCGCTGCAGATGGGCTTTACCGGCCCGATGCTGCGCGGCTCCGGCGTCGAGTGGGACCTGCGCAAGCACCAGCCCTACGCGGTGTACGACCAGCTCGACTTCGACATTCCGGTGGGCAAGAGCGGTGATTGCTACGACCGTTACCTGGTGCGCGTCGAGGAAATGCGGCAGTCCAATCGCATCATCCGCCAGTGCATCGACTGGTTGCGGAAGAACCCGGGCCCGGTGATGGCCGACGACCACAAGGTCGTGCCGCCACGGCGCGAAGAGGTGAAGGCGGACATGGAGTCGCTGATTCACCACTTCAAGCTGTTCACCGAGGGGTATACCCTGCCGCGCGGCGAGGCCTATGCCGCGGTCGAACACCCGAAGGGCGAGTTCGGCATCTACCTGGTTTCCGACGGGGCCAACAAGCCGTACCGTCTCAAGATTCGTGCGCCGGGCTTTGCCCACCTGTCGGGTCTCGACGAGATGTCACGCGGCCACATGCTGGCCGACGTCGTGGCGATCATCGGCACCCAGGACATCGTATTTGGAGAGGTCGACCGCTGA
- a CDS encoding NADH-quinone oxidoreductase subunit NuoE family protein: protein MTESKLHLLTDHSREEIDGWLARYPEDQKQSASLAALRIVQHQNDGHVTVDLMDAIAEYLGMEPISVYEVASFYSMIETKPCGRHHVSVCTNIACSLMGSDEIVDHCEKKLGIKTGESTSDGRILLKKEEECLAACGGGPMMQVDHVYYENLTPEKVDEILDKLD, encoded by the coding sequence ATGACCGAGAGCAAACTCCACCTGCTGACCGATCACAGCCGCGAGGAGATCGACGGCTGGCTCGCGCGCTATCCCGAGGACCAGAAGCAGTCGGCCTCGCTGGCCGCGCTGCGGATCGTGCAGCATCAGAACGACGGTCACGTCACCGTCGACCTGATGGACGCGATTGCCGAATACCTCGGGATGGAGCCGATCTCGGTCTACGAGGTCGCCTCGTTCTATTCCATGATCGAGACCAAGCCCTGTGGGCGCCACCACGTCTCGGTCTGCACCAACATTGCCTGCTCGCTGATGGGCTCCGACGAGATCGTCGACCACTGCGAGAAAAAGCTCGGTATCAAGACCGGCGAGTCCACTTCCGACGGCCGGATCCTGCTGAAAAAGGAAGAGGAATGCCTGGCGGCCTGCGGCGGTGGCCCGATGATGCAGGTCGATCACGTTTACTACGAGAATCTGACGCCCGAAAAGGTTGACGAGATTCTCGACAAGCTGGATTGA
- the nuoF gene encoding NADH-quinone oxidoreductase subunit NuoF, with amino-acid sequence MSFNYVSSTAVCFATLEHEQPWSLEAYLASGGYQAWKKILEEKTDPALIIEEVKTSNLRGRGGAGFPTGLKWSFMPRNAPGQKYIVCNSDESEPGTFKDRQILMNNPHALVEGMAIAGYSIGATKGYNYMRGEFSDLVFERFEQAVREAYEYGMLGENIQGSGIDFDLYGSLGAGAYICGEETALLESLEGKKGQPRFKPPFPANFGLYGRPTTVNNTETLSSVPAIMRNGGQWFADLGVPNSGGVKIWSVSGHVNKPGVFEIPMGTPFADLLEMAGGMRGGKKCKAVIPGGTSSPVIPGEIMLETNMDYDSIAKSGTFLGSGGLIVMDEDTCMVKALRRVAQFYYKESCGQCTPCREGTGWLFRMLNRIIDGKGTLEDLDRLDDVASKIEGRTICAFGDAAATPVRSFIKHFRPEFEYYIKHGHSMVDRASQAA; translated from the coding sequence ATGAGTTTTAATTACGTCAGTTCCACCGCGGTCTGTTTCGCCACGCTCGAGCACGAGCAGCCGTGGTCGCTGGAGGCGTACCTCGCCTCCGGCGGCTACCAGGCCTGGAAGAAGATCCTCGAGGAGAAGACCGACCCGGCCCTGATCATCGAGGAGGTCAAGACCTCCAATCTGCGTGGTCGCGGCGGTGCCGGCTTCCCCACCGGGCTCAAATGGTCGTTCATGCCGCGCAACGCCCCGGGCCAGAAGTACATCGTCTGCAATTCGGACGAGTCCGAGCCGGGCACCTTCAAGGATCGTCAGATCCTGATGAACAACCCGCACGCGCTGGTCGAGGGCATGGCGATCGCGGGTTACTCCATCGGCGCGACCAAGGGCTACAACTACATGCGCGGCGAGTTCTCGGACCTGGTGTTCGAGCGCTTTGAACAGGCCGTGCGGGAAGCCTACGAGTACGGCATGCTCGGGGAAAACATCCAGGGTTCGGGCATCGACTTCGACCTGTATGGCTCGTTGGGCGCCGGCGCCTACATCTGTGGCGAGGAAACCGCGTTGCTCGAGTCGCTCGAGGGCAAGAAGGGCCAACCGCGCTTCAAGCCGCCGTTCCCGGCCAACTTCGGCCTGTACGGCCGGCCGACCACGGTCAACAACACCGAGACGCTGTCGTCCGTACCCGCGATCATGCGCAACGGCGGTCAGTGGTTCGCGGATCTGGGCGTGCCCAACAGTGGTGGCGTGAAGATCTGGTCGGTATCGGGGCACGTCAACAAGCCCGGGGTATTCGAAATACCGATGGGCACGCCGTTTGCCGATCTGCTGGAAATGGCCGGCGGCATGCGGGGCGGCAAGAAGTGCAAGGCCGTGATTCCGGGCGGCACCTCGTCGCCGGTGATCCCGGGCGAGATCATGCTCGAGACCAACATGGACTACGACTCGATCGCCAAGTCGGGCACGTTCCTGGGCTCGGGCGGGTTGATCGTCATGGACGAGGACACCTGCATGGTCAAGGCGCTGCGTCGGGTGGCGCAGTTCTACTACAAGGAATCCTGTGGCCAGTGCACGCCGTGCCGGGAAGGCACCGGCTGGCTGTTCCGCATGCTCAACCGGATCATCGACGGCAAGGGCACGCTCGAGGATCTCGACCGTCTCGACGACGTGGCCAGCAAGATCGAGGGGCGGACCATCTGCGCCTTCGGCGATGCCGCCGCCACGCCGGTTCGGAGCTTTATCAAGCATTTCCGACCGGAATTCGAGTACTACATCAAGCACGGCCACAGCATGGTCGACCGCGCATCCCAGGCGGCCTAA